The following are encoded in a window of Mycobacterium vicinigordonae genomic DNA:
- a CDS encoding N-acyl-D-amino-acid deacylase family protein, giving the protein MTYDAVVANGRWFDGTGRPSAIRDIGIRDGRVTAVSATPLDTEGCSNVIDAEGKWVIPGIIDIHTHYDAEVLAAPELSESLRHGVTTIILGSCSLSTVHVDAEEAADLFGRVEAIPHEHVVRIVGEHKTWRNADEYIEALESLPLGPNVTAFIGHSDMRTAVMGLDRATRRDVRPAAAEQDRMEQMLSEALDAGFIGMSSQQLLFDKIDGETCRSRTLPSTYAKGRELRRLKSLLRRAGRALQSGPDISHPQNIVSQALQSLGIRRPQLKTSLLAAADMKSAPASVWLTSFLAAVVNRLGGNFRFQHLPVPFEVYADGIDLVVFEEFGAGAAALHLKDELERNELLRDEEYRRRFRKDYDTKFGPRAWHRDFFDAEIVSCPDESVVGKSFGQVGVERGDLHPVDAFLDLILEHGTKIRWRTTISNHRSKMLRRLARMNGLQIGFSDAGAHLRNMAFYNSGLRLLRHVRDAERAGKPFLSPERAVHRLTGELADWYGLDAGHLRVGDWADLVVLDPQRLDDSLDAYHEANVEAYDGLSRMVNRNDATVQAVFVSGREVFRDGQPTPILGRQRTGGFLRAGRRGRTVPEPLTAPGDALPA; this is encoded by the coding sequence GTGACTTACGACGCAGTGGTCGCAAACGGCAGGTGGTTCGACGGCACCGGCCGACCGTCGGCAATCCGCGACATCGGTATTCGCGACGGCCGGGTGACTGCGGTTTCAGCGACTCCCCTAGACACCGAGGGATGCTCGAATGTCATTGATGCCGAAGGCAAATGGGTGATTCCAGGCATCATCGACATTCACACCCACTACGACGCCGAGGTGCTGGCCGCCCCGGAGCTCTCAGAGTCGCTACGGCATGGTGTCACCACCATCATCCTGGGGTCGTGCTCACTGTCCACCGTGCATGTCGACGCGGAAGAAGCCGCCGACCTGTTCGGGCGGGTGGAGGCGATCCCGCACGAACACGTGGTCCGCATCGTCGGCGAGCACAAGACGTGGCGTAATGCAGACGAGTACATCGAGGCGCTCGAGTCGTTGCCGTTGGGCCCCAATGTGACCGCGTTCATCGGCCACTCCGACATGCGCACGGCGGTGATGGGGCTGGACCGGGCCACCCGCCGCGATGTGCGGCCTGCCGCCGCCGAGCAGGACCGCATGGAGCAGATGCTCAGCGAGGCCCTCGATGCCGGCTTTATCGGAATGTCCTCGCAGCAACTGCTTTTCGACAAAATCGACGGAGAGACCTGCCGGTCGCGAACGCTGCCGTCGACCTACGCGAAGGGACGCGAGTTGCGGCGGCTGAAGTCGCTGCTGCGCCGCGCGGGGCGCGCCCTGCAGTCGGGCCCCGACATCAGCCATCCGCAGAACATCGTGTCGCAAGCCCTGCAGTCGCTGGGTATTCGCCGCCCCCAGCTCAAGACCAGCCTGCTGGCCGCCGCCGACATGAAGTCGGCACCCGCAAGCGTCTGGTTGACCAGCTTCCTTGCGGCCGTGGTGAACCGGCTCGGCGGCAACTTCCGCTTCCAGCACCTGCCGGTGCCGTTCGAGGTGTACGCCGACGGGATCGACCTAGTGGTGTTCGAGGAGTTCGGTGCGGGCGCGGCGGCACTGCATCTCAAGGACGAACTGGAGCGCAACGAACTGCTGCGCGATGAGGAGTACCGTCGGCGGTTCCGCAAGGACTACGACACCAAGTTCGGGCCGCGAGCCTGGCATCGAGATTTCTTCGACGCCGAGATCGTTTCCTGCCCCGACGAATCGGTGGTGGGCAAGTCGTTCGGACAGGTCGGCGTGGAACGTGGCGACCTGCACCCGGTGGATGCCTTCCTCGACCTTATTCTTGAGCATGGCACCAAGATTCGTTGGCGTACAACAATTTCCAACCACCGGTCGAAGATGCTGCGTCGTTTAGCCCGGATGAACGGCCTGCAGATCGGCTTCTCCGACGCCGGCGCACACCTGCGCAATATGGCGTTCTACAACTCCGGGCTGCGGCTGCTACGGCACGTACGCGACGCCGAGCGCGCGGGCAAGCCGTTCCTGTCACCCGAGCGGGCGGTGCACCGGCTTACTGGAGAACTGGCCGACTGGTACGGGCTGGATGCCGGTCACCTGCGGGTAGGCGACTGGGCTGACCTGGTGGTCCTGGACCCACAGCGCCTCGACGACTCGCTAGATGCGTACCACGAAGCCAATGTCGAAGCCTACGACGGGCTTTCCCGCATGGTGAACCGCAACGACGCGACCGTACAGGCCGTCTTCGTCTCCGGGCGCGAAGTGTTCCGCGACGGCCAGCCCACCCCGATTCTCGGACGGCAGCGCACCGGCGGCTTTTTGCGCGCCGGCCGACGCGGCCGCACCGTGCCGGAGCCGCTCACCGCGCCGGGCGACGCGCTCCCAGCCTGA